A region of Vitis riparia cultivar Riparia Gloire de Montpellier isolate 1030 chromosome 1, EGFV_Vit.rip_1.0, whole genome shotgun sequence DNA encodes the following proteins:
- the LOC117920786 gene encoding mucin-7-like, whose translation MPAPPEPLQDEQPPQAQQAEMPIEIVPLALVAPSIVPMPEATSSTPPTTSEAPPIVPATSAPPPSESSISISSLEFRGPCHTLQTLSTTQGVLFHPSKLIAPSEEATLAEQTMPHEETTTVEDETPIQSTQETTVEPSSSHDPSTTT comes from the exons ATGCCAGCACCTCCAGAGCCACTACAGGATGAGCAACCACCACAGGCACAGCAGGCTGAGATGCCTATAGAGATCGTACCACTTGCCCTTGTAGCACCTTCTATAGTGCCCATGCCTGAGGCTACATCCTCTACTCCTCCTACCACTTCTGAAGCCCCACCAATTGTACCAGCTACATCAGCACCTCCTCCATCTGAGTCATCTATCAGCATATCCAGTTTAGAGTTTAGAGGCCCATGTCATACATTACAAACATTGAGCACCACTCAAGGTGTTCTCTTCCA CCCATCAAAGCTTATAGCTCCATCTGAGGAGGCTACTCTAGCAGAGCAAACTATGCCTCATGAAGAGACTACTACAGTAGAGGACGAGACTCCTATCCAGAGCACTCAAGAGACCACAGTAGAGCCATCGTCTTCACATGATCCTTCCACCACTACCTGA